CGATTTTGGTGTGGGAATGAGGTCGATATTCGCGCCGGGAGCACTTCCCATATGGGAAAGAGGTCAATATTCGAGCCGGGAGCACTTCCCGTATGGGAAAGGGGTCGATATTCGCGCCGGAAGCACTTCCCAGGCGAAAAAGAGGTCAATATTCGCGCCGGAAGCACTTCCCAGGCGAAAAAGAGGTCAATATTCGCGCGGGAAGCCTTTCCCAGGCGCAAGGGGGGCGGCGACTTGAAGTGGGGAGCCTTCTTCGGGGGTGAGGAGGGCGCGCTGTGGGGGTTCGGGCTATGCAGCCCACGTGAAAGCCGTTAGCTTTCGGAGGGATGAGACATCACGCAGATCGAACCCCGCCCCGAACAAGTGGCGGGAGCGCAACGCCCATAACGGACAAACCATGGATAAAATGACGCAACGCGCGCACTGGCCGCGGCCCTTGGGCCGAGGCCCCGGGCGCCCGGTGAGGTGGATGATGCAAGTGGCGTTGATGCAGGTGCTGGCCAGTGCGCTCTGGGGGTGCGACCCCTTCAACGCAACCTTCGACGATGTGGAAGACGCGCGCTACTACGAGGCCGCCGAGCTGGTGGCCCCTGGCGAGCGGGGCCCCGAGCTGGTGGTGATGGACTGGAACGTCAAGTTTGGCGGCGCTCGCATCGACTTCTGGTTCGACTGCCATGGCGAACGCGTGATCATGGACGAGGAGGAGGTGCTCGAAAATCTGGAGGGGCTGGCGATGAAGATTCGTCAGGTCGACCCGGATATTCTGCTGGTCCAGGAGATCGATATCGACTCCAAACGCGTGGCCTACATCGACCAGGTGCAGTGGCTCCTCGATCATAGCGATCTCAATTACGCGGTCTTCGCCTCGCAGTGGCGGGCTCATCACGTGCCGACCGACGGGATCGGTCGGGTGAATATGGGCAATGCCATCCTTTCGAAATACCCCATACGTGATGCCCAGCGCATCGCGATGCCGCAGATCAGCACCAACGACGCGCTGACCAATTACTTCTATCTCAAGCGGCACATCTTGACCTCGGTGGTGGAGGTGCCCGATTACGGCGATCTGCACGTGCTCAACGTGCATACCGACGCCTTCGCTCAGGACGGGACCAAAGAGGTGCAGATCGACCTCTTTAAAGACGAGCTCGACCGCATCGACCGCGCCGGCGGGGTGTTTGTGGCCGGGGGAGACCTGAATACGCTTCCGCCGGGGTCGGTGAAACAGAACGAT
This window of the Lujinxingia litoralis genome carries:
- a CDS encoding endonuclease/exonuclease/phosphatase family protein; this translates as MMQVALMQVLASALWGCDPFNATFDDVEDARYYEAAELVAPGERGPELVVMDWNVKFGGARIDFWFDCHGERVIMDEEEVLENLEGLAMKIRQVDPDILLVQEIDIDSKRVAYIDQVQWLLDHSDLNYAVFASQWRAHHVPTDGIGRVNMGNAILSKYPIRDAQRIAMPQISTNDALTNYFYLKRHILTSVVEVPDYGDLHVLNVHTDAFAQDGTKEVQIDLFKDELDRIDRAGGVFVAGGDLNTLPPGSVKQNDFPDSICVSEDFQADDFRQETDALSELYAAYTPAIALADYQADNAPYFTHSTQGGTFWNRKLDYLFTNGTFVAGSGLTHQDAASGGVDTMELSDHAPITVRFALEAP